The Pseudalkalibacillus hwajinpoensis DNA window TTGCAAAGCATCTGTTTGATATAACAGAAGCACTAAGTTTAATGGGAGTCCAGATGACGTTAACCGGCATTAGTCCATCCATTTCAATCTCAGCTGTTCAACTCGGTATCGATTTACACAAACTATCAATCAAGTCGAGCCTTCATAACGCACTAGTAGATCTCGACATTTTGACGAATCCCTCCCCTCGTTAACGATTTGTAACAAAAAACTGTCTATTTGTCATTCTTATCAAAAATAACCCATACTCACAATTTTGGAGGTTCTTCCTGCTATACTTTAGTCAATCCAGTAAAGCTTTCTAACAACCCGGAAAGCACACTGGACTTTAACATAATAAAAGATAGTGCATCCCTTCCCTCCCCCGGGAAACCTCCTTATTTTAGTTAAGAAAAAGACGCGTCGATTGACGCGTCTTTTTCTATTTTCATGTAAAATAAAAGTAGAGGTGATTCTCAAATGGTAACCGTCAAACTGATACAAGAAGCACTCGCTCCTTTTTGCAATTGCGCGCAAGCGAAACAAATGGAATCGTATATGCGAGATCAATTTCCTTTCCTTGGAATCAAAACACCAGAAAGAAGAAAAGCAGTTAAGGAAGTCTTGAAAGCACAGGAATTCCCTAACGAAGAAGTGCTTAAAAATTTAGTTTACACGCTATGGAACCTCAAAGAAAGAGAATACCAGAACGTTGCACTTGACCTTCTTGATCGTGTAAAACACTATCCAATTGATTACATCGAGTTGATTGAAACCCTTATGACTACGAAATCATGGTGGGATACTGTGGACGGACTGGCCGTACATAGTGCAGGAACCTACTTTCAGCAGTTCCCCGATCGAACACGCGGCATAACTGAAAAATGGATAACAAGTCAGAACATGTGGTTAAATCGCAGTGCCATCCTCTTTCAGCTATCCTACAAAAACAAAACTGATTTTGAAATGTTGAAGCGGTATATCTTAATTCATGCAAACTCCAACGAATTCTTCCATCAAAAGGCGATCGGCTGGGCACTTAGAGAATATTCCAAAACAAACAGTGAAGATGTGGTGAATTTTGTAAACGAAAATAACCTCGCCCCACTTAGTAAACGAGAAGCACTTAAATTCTTAAAAAAACAACAAAACACCCATCACACGAAGTAATGGGTGTTTCTGAATATTATTTACCGATAAATTGCTGTGTCCAGATGTTGCCTTCTTCAACGTATCCTACTCCAATATGAGTAAAGCTTCCGTTCATAATGTTTTTGCGGTGACCTTCACTATTCATCCATGCATTAACAACTTCCTCAGGAGATTGCTGTCCTTTAGCAATGTTTTCACCTGCAGATTGGTACTCAACACCAAACTGATTCATCATGTCGAATGGAGAACCGTAAGTTGGGCTATTGTGCGCAAAATAGTTGTTGTCTCTCATGTCTTCAGATTTCGCCTGTGCAACCTTGCTTAATTCAGTGTCCACTTCTAGTGCTGGAAGACCAGCTTTAGCACGCTCTTCATTTGTTAGATTAACAACTTCCTGCTCGAATGCGGAAAGGGCTGAATCCTGTGCTTCTGGTTTCTGCTCAGCAGCTTGCTCTGCTGGTTCATTTTGTTCAGCTGGTTGTGGTTGTGCTTGTTCAGGTGCTTGTTCAGGTGCCTGCTCTGGCGCTTGTTTAGGTGCTTGTTCAGGTGCCTGCTCTGGCGCTTGTTCAGCAACTGGCGCTTCTTTATTTTCTTCTACCTGAGCTTTTTGCTCTTTCAGTTGTTCAAGGTTAATAGAATCTTGAATCGAAATATTATATTGTTTTTCAATTCGATCAATGACCGATTGTAACTCGTCTATATTCTTAATCTGAAGCGTATGAGCTTCTACTTTC harbors:
- a CDS encoding CAP domain-containing protein, with amino-acid sequence MKKSIILGVTAAAALLAANPSSSSANTGADQFAQAKVEAHTLQIKNIDELQSVIDRIEKQYNISIQDSINLEQLKEQKAQVEENKEAPVAEQAPEQAPEQAPKQAPEQAPEQAPEQAQPQPAEQNEPAEQAAEQKPEAQDSALSAFEQEVVNLTNEERAKAGLPALEVDTELSKVAQAKSEDMRDNNYFAHNSPTYGSPFDMMNQFGVEYQSAGENIAKGQQSPEEVVNAWMNSEGHRKNIMNGSFTHIGVGYVEEGNIWTQQFIGK
- a CDS encoding DNA alkylation repair protein; its protein translation is MVTVKLIQEALAPFCNCAQAKQMESYMRDQFPFLGIKTPERRKAVKEVLKAQEFPNEEVLKNLVYTLWNLKEREYQNVALDLLDRVKHYPIDYIELIETLMTTKSWWDTVDGLAVHSAGTYFQQFPDRTRGITEKWITSQNMWLNRSAILFQLSYKNKTDFEMLKRYILIHANSNEFFHQKAIGWALREYSKTNSEDVVNFVNENNLAPLSKREALKFLKKQQNTHHTK